From Geomonas agri, one genomic window encodes:
- the secG gene encoding preprotein translocase subunit SecG, translating to MTYLLVTLHVIVCFALIVVVLLQSGKGAEMGASFGASGSQSVFGAGGGNTFMSKLTTYAAVIFMLTSLSLAFVSGKGGGSSIMSKAPKVKPAPMGGMPLQQPIKPAAPGNAAAPAAPAAPAAPAAPAAPAAPAK from the coding sequence ATGACTTATTTACTGGTAACCCTGCACGTCATAGTCTGTTTCGCTCTCATCGTTGTCGTCCTGCTTCAGTCAGGCAAAGGCGCCGAGATGGGTGCCTCATTCGGCGCCAGCGGCAGCCAGTCCGTGTTCGGCGCGGGCGGCGGCAACACCTTCATGAGCAAACTGACCACGTATGCAGCGGTCATCTTCATGCTGACCTCCCTCTCCCTGGCTTTCGTGTCGGGCAAAGGAGGCGGTTCCTCCATCATGTCCAAGGCACCCAAGGTCAAGCCGGCCCCGATGGGCGGCATGCCGTTGCAGCAACCGATCAAACCCGCAGCTCCCGGCAACGCTGCTGCACCCGCCGCTCCGGCTGCGCCCGCAGCTCCGGCCGCACCTGCAGCCCCCGCTGCTCCGGCAAAGTAG
- a CDS encoding ferritin-like domain-containing protein: MKDMQEALKQAIQTEKNAMNFYQIGAQHMKDAEAKRLFEQLAREEKEHAAQFFKAYHGNDLGSFEEFITAPPQNEALWITSIQKAIDSDFTEQKALEYAMDKETHLENALRETAGRISDPGIKEIFLWNANETHNHFLTIEAEYARIMAMVDESDMDTFVRE; encoded by the coding sequence ATGAAAGACATGCAAGAAGCACTGAAACAGGCCATTCAAACCGAGAAGAACGCGATGAACTTCTACCAGATCGGCGCACAGCATATGAAGGATGCGGAAGCCAAGCGACTGTTCGAGCAGTTGGCTCGTGAAGAGAAGGAGCATGCTGCACAGTTCTTCAAGGCCTACCACGGCAACGACCTCGGTTCCTTCGAGGAGTTCATCACCGCCCCGCCGCAAAACGAGGCGCTTTGGATCACCTCGATCCAGAAGGCCATCGACTCCGACTTCACCGAGCAGAAGGCTCTGGAGTACGCGATGGACAAGGAGACCCACCTGGAGAACGCCCTGCGCGAGACGGCGGGCAGGATCAGCGACCCGGGCATCAAGGAAATCTTTCTGTGGAACGCCAACGAGACCCACAACCACTTCCTGACCATCGAGGCCGAGTACGCCAGGATCATGGCCATGGTCGACGAATCCGACATGGACACCTTCGTCAGGGAGTAG
- a CDS encoding PAS domain-containing sensor histidine kinase has protein sequence MIVVVAASLGLLNVLVYFFAPPTRSEVVQWYLPTVHTFVALCSFCVAFLALGRHQVLRYPAPFWIGIAYLAHSIYSIFRLLVFPTLPGNRGIIEALPNTSPWLMNLQMATLAACVIIAPFSSVPRGRRSAWMIAAAAVGAVTLAAVAVVKLDRVLPVMVVAGSFTEGEVALLLFLATMLFASAVVATATYLDTGDRLFAFTALSQLAATSSVAMNALGANWFNLPFYLGRNIIVIGAFVMLFGLLADYVQLARMEQEKSQELARRSEELARSEEKLRYNEATLQMAITTTGMGTFEFEPQTGKLTWSDQAKRNFGLSPDAAASYELLISAVHPEDRAQAQEALKKALQPDSGGFYRAECRAIGIEDGKERWLMARGQVFFDAAGRPTRVIGTTLDITDPKKAEARLRRIFDSGMIGLIYWNMHGDILDANDAFLNMLGRSRAELEAGTIKWSELTPPEFDALDQYALDELRATGLDTPYEKEFLRSDGTRVPIIIGAATLPEAPEEGVGFALDITERKKAEEEVRKARNSLEVRVRERTEELRHALQELKSQTEERLRAVEELRVRDQMLMQQNRLAAMGEMLVNISHQWRQPLNVLGLILQNLARSYQRGTLSVEIVRKSVGRGTELIEHMSKTIEDFSAYLNPDKTKLPFDVGEVINNALSMVRETLQGIAVEVHRPEEAVMADGYRNEYAQVVINILVNARDALREHSVANPKVVIRISKHDDKSVVTVSDNAGGIPAGVIDKIFDPYFTTKEPGKGTGIGLFMSKAIIEKSMGGKLTAQNTDSGAEFIIEV, from the coding sequence GTGATAGTCGTTGTAGCCGCCTCTCTCGGCTTACTCAACGTCCTGGTGTATTTCTTTGCTCCGCCGACCAGATCTGAAGTGGTGCAGTGGTATCTGCCCACGGTACATACCTTCGTTGCCCTTTGTTCCTTCTGTGTCGCGTTTCTCGCCTTGGGGCGACACCAGGTGCTCAGGTATCCCGCCCCTTTCTGGATAGGGATCGCCTACCTAGCTCACTCCATCTATTCCATTTTCCGTCTCTTGGTATTCCCAACGCTGCCAGGCAACCGAGGCATCATCGAGGCGCTGCCGAACACTTCCCCCTGGCTGATGAACCTGCAGATGGCTACCCTTGCCGCTTGCGTCATAATTGCCCCCTTCAGCTCTGTCCCCCGCGGCAGACGTTCCGCCTGGATGATTGCGGCAGCAGCGGTCGGAGCGGTCACCTTGGCCGCGGTTGCCGTGGTGAAACTCGATCGCGTCCTCCCTGTCATGGTGGTGGCAGGAAGCTTCACGGAGGGGGAGGTCGCCCTTCTGCTGTTCCTGGCGACGATGCTCTTCGCCAGCGCAGTGGTAGCCACTGCGACCTACCTCGATACCGGAGACCGCCTCTTCGCCTTTACGGCTTTGTCACAACTGGCCGCCACCTCGTCGGTTGCCATGAACGCACTGGGGGCAAACTGGTTCAACCTCCCCTTCTATCTTGGCCGCAACATCATCGTCATCGGGGCGTTTGTCATGCTGTTTGGACTCCTCGCCGACTACGTGCAACTGGCGCGGATGGAACAGGAAAAGAGCCAGGAGCTTGCCAGGCGATCCGAGGAACTGGCGCGAAGTGAGGAGAAACTGCGCTACAACGAGGCCACCTTGCAGATGGCCATCACCACCACCGGCATGGGCACCTTCGAGTTCGAACCACAAACCGGCAAGCTGACCTGGTCCGACCAAGCCAAGAGGAACTTCGGGCTGTCGCCTGATGCGGCGGCGTCCTACGAACTGTTGATATCCGCGGTCCACCCGGAAGACCGTGCACAGGCGCAGGAAGCGCTTAAGAAGGCCCTGCAGCCGGACAGCGGCGGCTTTTACCGGGCCGAATGCCGCGCCATCGGCATCGAGGATGGCAAGGAACGCTGGCTTATGGCGAGGGGACAGGTGTTTTTCGATGCAGCAGGGAGGCCGACCCGGGTGATCGGCACCACCCTCGACATCACCGATCCCAAGAAGGCCGAAGCGCGGCTGCGAAGGATCTTCGACTCCGGCATGATCGGCCTCATCTACTGGAACATGCACGGGGACATCCTCGACGCCAACGACGCCTTTCTCAACATGCTGGGGCGGAGCCGGGCCGAACTGGAAGCGGGGACGATAAAGTGGAGCGAGCTTACCCCACCCGAGTTCGATGCTCTGGACCAGTACGCCCTTGACGAACTGCGTGCCACCGGCCTCGACACGCCATACGAGAAGGAGTTCCTGCGCAGCGACGGCACCAGGGTTCCCATCATCATAGGCGCCGCCACCCTGCCTGAAGCACCCGAGGAAGGGGTCGGTTTCGCCCTTGACATCACCGAACGCAAGAAGGCCGAGGAGGAGGTGCGTAAGGCCAGAAACAGCCTCGAAGTGCGGGTGCGGGAACGAACCGAGGAACTAAGGCATGCCCTGCAGGAACTGAAAAGCCAAACTGAGGAGCGGCTACGGGCGGTCGAGGAACTGAGAGTCAGGGATCAGATGCTCATGCAGCAAAATCGGCTGGCGGCGATGGGGGAAATGCTGGTCAACATCTCGCACCAGTGGCGCCAGCCCCTGAACGTGCTCGGGCTGATACTGCAGAACCTGGCAAGGAGCTACCAACGTGGCACCCTGTCCGTGGAGATCGTGCGCAAAAGCGTGGGCCGTGGCACGGAGCTCATCGAACACATGTCCAAGACGATCGAGGACTTTTCTGCGTACCTGAACCCGGACAAGACCAAACTGCCATTCGACGTCGGCGAGGTGATCAACAACGCGCTGTCGATGGTGAGGGAAACACTGCAGGGGATCGCTGTGGAGGTGCACCGTCCCGAGGAAGCCGTCATGGCTGATGGTTACCGCAACGAGTACGCGCAGGTGGTGATCAACATCCTGGTCAATGCACGTGACGCGCTGCGTGAACATTCTGTCGCCAATCCTAAGGTGGTCATCAGGATAAGCAAGCACGACGACAAAAGCGTGGTTACGGTTTCGGACAACGCGGGAGGCATTCCGGCCGGAGTCATCGACAAGATCTTCGACCCCTATTTCACCACCAAGGAGCCCGGCAAGGGAACAGGGATCGGCCTGTTCATGTCCAAGGCGATCATTGAGAAGAGCATGGGCGGCAAACTGACCGCACAGAACACCGACAGCGGCGCCGAATTCATCATCGAGGTATGA